A genome region from Anopheles stephensi strain Indian chromosome 2, UCI_ANSTEP_V1.0, whole genome shotgun sequence includes the following:
- the LOC118507314 gene encoding probable endochitinase, with amino-acid sequence MQRFLIFAALIAAASAQLCKTTGELVPNPINCKQFFMCRTGRTILFTCPDNTLFNPRTLACDSTNKVRCQPGDIPTSILTSSLKAQPSRIEHTVTDCINQPVSTLLSNTADCGRFYQCSVTGAINFLCPTGTLFDARRKMCVEREVAICGTVALPNPPMVPPQPIVPPSLPIVPQPLPVLPPSLPIVPQPQPPTNVNSLQMLCRGKPLGAKIRNPVDCTEYVNCIGTTILRYVRCPTGTAFDDVRKICDWVQNVTC; translated from the exons ATGCAACGCTTTCTAATATTCGCGGCGCTGATCGCCGCAGCGAGCGCACAG CTCTGCAAAACCACCGGCGAGCTGGTGCCGAACCCGATCAACTGCAAGCAGTTCTTCATGTGCCGCACGGGCCGCACTATTCTCTTCACCTGTCCGGACAACACGCTGTTCAACCCGCGCACTCTGGCCTGTGACTCCACGAACAAGGTCCGCTGCCAGCCCGGTGATATCCCGACGAGCATCCTGACCTCCTCGCTGAAGGCTCAGCCATCGCGCATCGAACACACCGTGACGGATTGCATTAACCAGCCCGTGTCGACGCTGCTGTCCAACACTGCCGACTGTGGCCGTTTCTACCAGTGCTCCGTTACGGGCGCCATCAACTTCCTCTGCCCGACCGGTACCCTGTTCGACGCACGTCGCAAGATGTGCGTTGAGCGTGAGGTAGCCATCTGTGGAACCGTTGCCCTGCCGAACCCACCGATGGTACCACCGCAACCGATCGTACCACCCTCCCTACCGATCGTCCCACAGCCTCTGCCCGTCCTCCCCCCGTCCCTGCCGATCGTCCCGCAGCCTCAGCCTCCGACCAACGTGAACAGCCTGCAGATGCTGTGCCGTGGAAAGCCGCTCGGTGCCAAGATCCGCAACCCGGTGGACTGTACGGAGTATGTGAACTGCATTGGAACCACCATCCTGCGCTACGTCAGATGCCCGACCGGAACGGCTTTCGACGATGTGCGCAAGATCTGTGACTGGGTACAGAACGTTACGTGCTAA
- the LOC118507319 gene encoding protein obstructor-E-like, translating into MKLLFVLLALGGVSQLYGFKICERKAPGSLMGSPTNCSEFYMCRDGRPVLFSCPEHMYFDVDTAACGYEAFCADNDVNLSVDPLEPLGPQYTPIVAEPSRLVPTAGACLGAAAGAIRLDPTSGCSSFFQCTKAGPLRLECPAGTLFDSNRMLCDVADIVSCAFVPTNPVVGGTSNLLSLLCTGKKNGHKIAHPTNCERYIVCNGRNKPQELKCPPGTAYNKQRSICDFKHNVEC; encoded by the exons ATGAAGCTCCTGTTTGTGCTGCTAGCCCTTGGCGGCGTTAGTCAACTGTATGGATTTAAG ATCTGTGAGCGAAAGGCTCCCGGCTCGTTGATGGGAAGTCCCACGAACTGCAGTGAGTTCTACATGTGCCGTGACGGTCGGCCGGTTCTGTTCTCCTGTCCGGAGCACATGTACTTCGACGTCGATACGGCCGCCTGTGGATATGAAGCGTTCTGTGCCGATAACGATGTGAACCTGAGTGTGGACCCGCTGGAACCGCTCGGCCCACAGTACACACCGATCGTGGCCGAACCGTCGCGACTCGTCCCAACCGCCGGTGCCTGTTTGGGGGCAGCTGCAGGTGCAATTCGATTGGACCCAACCTCGGGCTGCAGTTCATTCTTCCAGTGCACCAAGGCTGGTCCGCTTCGGCTCGAGTGTCCCGCCGGCACACTGTTCGACAGCAATCGTATGCTGTGTGATGTGGCCGATATTGTTTCGTGTGCGTTTGTACCAACAAATCCGGTCGTCGGCGGTACAAGCAATCTGCTGTCGCTGCTCTGCACTGGAAAGAAGAATGGTCACAAGATAGCGCATCCGACCAACTGCGAACGGTACATCGTTTGCAATGGACGTAACAAGCCGCAGGAGTTAAAGTGTCCCCCAGGAACGGCGTACAACAAGCAGCGCAGCATTTGTGACTTTAAGCACAACGTTGAATGCTAG